The Cydia splendana chromosome Z, ilCydSple1.2, whole genome shotgun sequence genome window below encodes:
- the LOC134805024 gene encoding chymotrypsin BII-like, producing MFQIFLLSFAVTASADKMSPFIVGGNEVSIKDWSFIAFVQITDGSNVAACGGSLLSSQTVLTAAHCLDDFTEKKKVKGITFTIYMGHSSFAKATMTRSVLDYESHKYYSPDSEIVQFDIGIMFLSRPVKFGSKVIKTILQPKFSATVDKKLAVAGWGYTDIDELTGAVSDRLKAVVMRPISSKICKLQTGIICTQTQNEFPYNGDSGGPLVNAKTHLQVGIVSFREMHTGISAFTSVPHYWDWINKAQLKLYKRFCIKGK from the exons atgttTCAAATATTCCTGCTAAGTTTCGCTGTCACCGCCTCAGCTGACAAAATGAGTCCCTTCATTGTAGGGGGCAATGAGGTTTCAATTAAGGACTGGTCTTTCATTGCCTTCGTACAAATAACTGACGGCTCTAATGTTGCGGCGTGTGGGGGGTCTCTCCTCAGCTCGCAAACTGTGCTGACAGCAGCTCACTGTCTGGATGATTTCACCGAGAAAAAGAAAGTGAAAGG TATCACATTCACGATTTACATGGGCCACTCATCATTCGCAAAAGCGACAATGACACGAAGTGTCTTAGACTATGAGTCACACAAATACTACTCGCCTGATTCTGAGATCGTACAATTTGACATCGGAATCATGTTCCTGTCTAGACCCGTCAAATTCGGGTCCAAAGTTATAAAGACGATATTGCAACCGAAGTTTAGTGCAACAGTTGACAAAAAATTGGCCGTCGCTGGGTGGGGTTAT ACAGATATAGATGAATTAACAGGTGCTGTCAGCGACAGGCTAAAAGCGGTCGTGATGAGGCCGATATCGAGTAAGATATGTAAACTTCAGACTGGAATCATCTGCACCCAAACTCAAAATGAATTTCCATACAA CGGGGACTCTGGTGGCCCTCTGGTTAATGCCAAAACCCACCTTCAAGTCGGTATAGTCTCTTTTCGAGAAATGCATACGGGGATATCAGCCTTTACCAGCGTACCGCATTACTGGGATTGGATCAACAAGGCACAACTCAAATTGTACAAAAGATTTTGCATAAAGGGAAAGTAA